From a single Arachis hypogaea cultivar Tifrunner chromosome 3, arahy.Tifrunner.gnm2.J5K5, whole genome shotgun sequence genomic region:
- the LOC112790699 gene encoding uncharacterized protein, producing MQHSVGGKPRDRSDGNASAKDSGFSPERFANCSRSISVKSEHHSGPKTKPFKKGGTRKFTVTGMRNRKGKDNSFDERSLHESSESIDIASTNGFFNKNLYSLTQVKESQQDKRHSFTNYECVNDVMDDKCDTRHVHFDVRDPLPSSLPCGNKQGSYMALFVSMHRTL from the exons ATGCAGCATAGTGTGGGAGGTAAGCCTCGCGATCGATCAGACGGCAATGCATCAGCCAAGGACTCAGGTTTTAGTCCAGAAAGGTTTGCTAATTGTTCGAGGTCGATCTCAGTTAAGTCCGAACACCACTCAGGACCTAAGACAAAG CCTTTTAAAAAGGGTGGAACAAGGAAGTTTACGGTGACGGGTATGAGGAACCGGAAGGGTAAAGACAACAGTTTTGATGag cGGAGCCTCCATGAAAGTAGTGAATCCATTGACATCGCGTCCACGAATggttttttcaataaaaatctcTACTCGTTAACACAG GTGAAGGAGTCACAGCAGGACAAGAGACATTCATTCACGAACTATGAATGCGTTAATGATGTTATGGATGATAAATGTGACACACGACATGTGCATTTTGATGTCCGAGATCCGTTACCATCATCACTGCCTTGTGGCAACAAACAAGGATCGTACATGGCATTGTTTGTGTCGATGCATAGGACTCTTTGA
- the LOC112790700 gene encoding tetraspanin-2: MSGVSNNLTAILNFIAVLASIPIIASGIWLASKPDNECIHNFRWPIVLIGFLILVVALAGFVGAYWNKQGLLAVYLFFMALLIAALLVVLVFAFVVTRPDGSYDVPGRAYKEYSLQGYSSWLRNHLTTSGSWQNIRTCLADSDVCIKLAQNYITADQFFASHISPLQSGCCKPPTSCGFNYVSPIMWTNPVNQMADPDCYAWNNDLSQLCYNCNACKAGLLGNLRQEWRKANIILIVAVVVLIWVYVIACSAFKNAQTEDLFNRYKQGWV, translated from the exons ATGAGTGGTGTAAGCAACAACCTAACAGCAATACTGAACTTCATAGCAGTATTGGCGTCGATTCCAATAATAGCCTCGGGGATATGGCTGGCATCAAAGCCGGACAACGAGTGCATCCACAATTTCCGGTGGCCAATAGTATTAATCGGGTTCCTGATCCTTGTGGTGGCACTGGCAGGCTTCGTGGGTGCCTACTGGAACAAGCAGGGTTTGTTGGCCGTTTACCTCTTCTTCATGGCGCTCCTCATCGCTGCACTCCTTGTTGTGCTTGTGTTTGCTTTTGTGGTTACAAGACCCGATGGAAGCTATGACGTTCCCGGAAGAGCCTACAAGGAGTACAGCCTTCAAGGCTACTCTTCTTGGTTGAGGAATCATCTCACCACTTCCGGGAGTTGGCAGAACATAAGGACCTGTTTGGCTGATTCTGATGTATGCATTAAGCTTGCACAGAACTACATTACTGCTGACCAATTCTTCGCCTCTCACATCTCTCCTTTACAG TCAGGGTGTTGCAAACCTCCGACATCATGCGGGTTCAACTATGTGAGCCCCATCATGTGGACAAACCCTGTGAATCAGATGGCTGATCCTGATTGCTACGCTTGGAACAATGATCTGAGCCAACTCTGCTACAATTGCAACGCCTGTAAGGCTGGTCTGCTTGGGAACCTTAGACAAGAATGGAGGAAAGCAAACATAATATTGATTGTCGCTGTGGTGGTTCTCATTTGGGTCTATGTCATTGCCTGCAGTGCCTTCAAGAATGCTCAGACTGAAGACCTCTTCAACCGTTACAAACAGGGCTGGGTTTGA